Proteins co-encoded in one Mycobacterium mantenii genomic window:
- a CDS encoding TatD family hydrolase, whose product MRVSSQRQPPPAPEPLSPLVDAHTHLDACGAEDAEGVRAIVDRAAAVGVVAVVTIADDLDSARWVTRAADWDPRVYAAVALHPTRAGALDDAARAEIERLVAHPRVVAVGETGLDLYWPGRLDGCAEPAVQREAFAWHIDLAKRCGKPLMIHNREADAEVLDVLAAEGAPDAVIFHCFSSDAAMARRCVDAGWLLSLSGTASFRNARALREAIPLIPPEQLLVETDAPFLTPHPYRGTANEPYCLPYTVRAIAELVGRRPEELAETTTGTAQRVYGLVTG is encoded by the coding sequence GTGAGTTCCCAACGTCAGCCGCCCCCGGCCCCCGAGCCGTTGAGCCCGCTTGTCGACGCGCACACCCACCTCGATGCGTGCGGCGCCGAAGACGCCGAGGGGGTGCGGGCCATCGTGGACCGCGCCGCGGCGGTCGGGGTGGTCGCGGTCGTCACGATCGCCGACGACCTGGACTCGGCGCGCTGGGTCACCCGCGCCGCGGACTGGGACCCCCGGGTTTATGCGGCGGTGGCGCTGCACCCGACCCGCGCCGGCGCGCTGGACGACGCCGCCCGCGCCGAAATCGAGCGGCTGGTGGCCCATCCCAGGGTGGTGGCCGTCGGCGAGACCGGCCTGGACCTGTACTGGCCCGGACGCCTGGACGGCTGCGCCGAGCCGGCCGTGCAGCGGGAGGCGTTCGCCTGGCACATCGACCTGGCGAAGCGGTGCGGCAAACCGCTGATGATCCACAACCGGGAAGCCGACGCCGAGGTGCTCGACGTGCTGGCTGCCGAGGGCGCTCCGGACGCCGTGATCTTTCACTGCTTTTCGTCGGACGCCGCCATGGCCCGCCGCTGCGTGGACGCCGGATGGCTGCTGAGTTTGTCCGGCACCGCGAGCTTCCGCAACGCGCGCGCCCTGCGCGAGGCCATCCCGTTGATACCGCCGGAGCAGCTGCTGGTGGAGACCGATGCACCCTTTTTGACGCCGCATCCCTATCGGGGGACGGCGAACGAGCCCTATTGCCTTCCCTATACTGTTCGGGCGATCGCCGAACTGGTGGGTCGTCGCCCGGAAGAGCTGGCCGAGACGACAACGGGCACTGCTCAGCGGGTGTATGGATTGGTCACTGGTTGA
- a CDS encoding resuscitation-promoting factor, which yields MSVLTKLHQNPSPMLRLVVGGLLVVLAFAGSYAVSVCKTVTLTVDGVAMRVTTMKSRVIDVVEENGFVIDERDDLYPAGDVPVHDAGKIVLRRSRPLQISLDGRDTKQVWTTASTVDEALAQLAMTDTAPAAANRGSRVPLAGMALPVVSAKTVRINDAGAIRTVHLAAPNVAGLLSAAGAPLVESDQVVPAATAPIVDGMEVQVTRNRIQQVTERIPLPPTARRIEDPGMNMSRQVVEDPGSPGTQDVTFSVATVNGVETGRLPIANAVITPARDSVVRIGTKPGTEVPPVSDGSIWDAIASCEAGGNWAINTGNGYYGGVQFDQGTWERNGGLRFASRADLASREEQITVAEVTRERQGWGAWPVCSGRAGAR from the coding sequence TTGAGTGTATTGACAAAACTTCATCAGAATCCTTCGCCGATGTTGCGGCTCGTGGTCGGAGGGCTGCTGGTGGTCCTGGCATTCGCGGGCAGTTATGCGGTTTCGGTGTGCAAGACGGTGACGTTGACCGTCGACGGAGTCGCCATGCGGGTGACCACCATGAAGTCGCGGGTGATCGACGTCGTCGAGGAAAACGGTTTCGTCATCGACGAGCGCGACGACCTCTATCCCGCGGGTGATGTCCCGGTGCACGACGCCGGCAAGATCGTGCTGCGCCGCAGCCGCCCGTTGCAGATCTCGCTGGACGGCCGCGACACCAAGCAGGTGTGGACCACCGCATCCACGGTGGACGAGGCGCTGGCCCAGCTGGCGATGACCGACACCGCCCCGGCCGCTGCCAACCGCGGCAGCCGCGTGCCGCTGGCCGGGATGGCGCTGCCCGTCGTCAGTGCCAAGACAGTCCGCATCAACGACGCCGGTGCGATCCGCACGGTGCACCTGGCGGCGCCGAACGTCGCCGGCCTGCTGAGCGCCGCCGGCGCGCCGCTGGTCGAGAGCGACCAGGTGGTACCCGCCGCCACGGCGCCGATCGTCGACGGGATGGAAGTCCAGGTCACCCGGAACCGGATCCAGCAGGTCACCGAGCGGATCCCGCTGCCGCCCACCGCCCGTCGGATCGAAGATCCGGGTATGAACATGAGCCGCCAGGTCGTCGAGGATCCGGGCAGCCCGGGCACGCAGGACGTCACATTCTCGGTGGCCACGGTCAACGGCGTCGAGACCGGCCGGCTGCCGATCGCCAATGCGGTGATCACGCCCGCCCGCGATTCGGTGGTCCGCATCGGCACCAAGCCTGGCACCGAAGTGCCTCCGGTCAGCGACGGCTCCATCTGGGATGCGATCGCCAGCTGTGAGGCCGGCGGAAACTGGGCGATCAACACCGGTAACGGGTATTACGGCGGTGTGCAGTTCGATCAGGGCACGTGGGAGCGAAACGGCGGGTTGCGGTTCGCCTCCCGTGCCGACCTCGCCAGCCGCGAGGAGCAGATCACCGTCGCCGAGGTGACCCGAGAGCGCCAGGGGTGGGGCGCGTGGCCGGTGTGCAGTGGAAGAGCTGGTGCACGCTGA
- the rsmA gene encoding 16S rRNA (adenine(1518)-N(6)/adenine(1519)-N(6))-dimethyltransferase RsmA, protein MAGVQWKSWCTLTIRLLGRTEIRRLARELEFRPRKSLGQNFVHDANTVRRIVSISGVSRSDHVLEVGPGLGSLTLALLDRGAAVTAVEIDPVLAERLPHTVAEHSNSEIQRLTVVNRDVLTLRRDELADAPTAVVANLPYNVAVPALLHLLSEFPSIRVVTVMVQAEVAERLAAEPGGKEYGVPSVKVRFFGKVRRCGTVSPTVFWPIPRVYSGLVRIDRHATSPWPTDEAFRRQVFELVDIAFGQRRKTCRNAFVAWAGSGNESADRLLAASIDPARRGETLSIDDFVRLLQRSADRPDSAAEVSAHTAEQGASAG, encoded by the coding sequence GTGGCCGGTGTGCAGTGGAAGAGCTGGTGCACGCTGACCATCCGGCTACTCGGACGCACCGAGATCAGGCGGCTGGCCAGAGAACTTGAGTTTCGGCCACGGAAATCGCTCGGCCAGAACTTCGTGCACGACGCCAACACGGTGCGCCGGATAGTCTCGATCTCGGGGGTGAGCCGGTCTGACCACGTCCTGGAAGTCGGGCCCGGCCTGGGGTCGCTGACCCTGGCCCTGCTCGACCGCGGTGCCGCCGTCACCGCCGTCGAAATCGACCCGGTACTGGCCGAACGGTTGCCCCACACCGTCGCGGAGCATTCCAATAGCGAAATCCAGCGCCTCACGGTGGTCAACCGCGACGTCTTGACCCTGCGCCGTGACGAGCTGGCCGATGCGCCGACCGCCGTCGTCGCCAATCTGCCGTACAACGTCGCGGTCCCGGCGCTGCTGCACCTGCTGTCCGAGTTTCCGTCCATTCGGGTCGTGACGGTCATGGTGCAGGCCGAGGTCGCCGAGCGACTGGCCGCGGAGCCGGGCGGCAAGGAGTACGGCGTGCCCAGCGTCAAGGTTCGTTTCTTCGGCAAGGTCCGCCGGTGCGGCACGGTGTCGCCGACCGTTTTCTGGCCGATTCCCCGCGTCTACTCCGGGCTGGTCCGCATCGACCGGCACGCCACCTCGCCATGGCCGACCGACGAAGCCTTCCGCCGGCAGGTGTTCGAACTGGTCGACATCGCGTTCGGGCAGCGGCGCAAGACCTGTCGCAACGCGTTCGTGGCCTGGGCCGGCTCGGGCAACGAGTCGGCGGATCGGTTGCTGGCCGCCAGCATCGACCCGGCCCGCCGCGGTGAGACGCTCTCGATCGACGACTTCGTGCGGTTGTTGCAGCGGTCCGCCGACCGGCCGGACAGCGCCGCCGAGGTGTCGGCACACACGGCGGAACAGGGGGCCTCGGCCGGCTGA
- a CDS encoding 4-(cytidine 5'-diphospho)-2-C-methyl-D-erythritol kinase, which produces MSASDGNTAAQWVPTGSVTVRVPGKVNLYLAVGDRREDGYHELNTVFQAVSLLDEVTVRNADVLSLEIVGEGAEKLPTDERNLAWQAAELMAEHVGRAPDVSIMIDKSIPVAGGMAGGSADAAAVLVAMNSLWELNVPRRDLRMLAARLGSDVPFALHGGTALGTGRGEELATVLSRNTFHWVLAFADSELLTPGVFAELDRLREAGDPPRLPAPGPVLAALAAGDAERLAPLLGNEMQAAAVSLHPGLRRTLRAGVQAGALAGIVSGSGPTCAFLCQSAAAAVDVGTEVSGAGVCRTVRVASGPVVGARVVPAPTEV; this is translated from the coding sequence GTGTCCGCATCTGACGGCAATACCGCTGCGCAGTGGGTGCCCACCGGGTCGGTCACCGTTCGGGTGCCCGGCAAAGTCAACCTCTACCTGGCGGTCGGTGACCGCCGCGAGGACGGCTACCACGAGCTGAACACCGTCTTCCAGGCGGTTTCCCTGCTCGACGAGGTGACGGTCCGCAATGCCGATGTGCTCTCGCTCGAGATCGTCGGCGAGGGCGCCGAGAAGCTGCCCACCGACGAACGCAATCTTGCCTGGCAGGCCGCCGAGCTGATGGCCGAACACGTCGGCCGCGCGCCGGACGTGTCGATCATGATCGACAAATCCATTCCGGTGGCCGGCGGGATGGCCGGTGGCAGCGCCGACGCGGCGGCCGTGCTGGTCGCGATGAACTCGCTGTGGGAACTCAACGTGCCCCGCCGCGACCTGCGCATGCTGGCCGCGAGGCTGGGCAGCGACGTGCCGTTCGCGCTGCACGGCGGAACCGCGTTGGGCACCGGCCGCGGCGAGGAGTTGGCGACGGTGTTGTCCCGCAACACCTTTCACTGGGTGCTGGCGTTCGCCGACAGTGAGCTGCTGACGCCGGGAGTCTTCGCCGAACTGGACCGACTGCGGGAGGCGGGAGATCCGCCCCGCCTGCCCGCGCCCGGCCCGGTGCTGGCCGCCCTGGCCGCGGGCGACGCCGAGCGGCTGGCGCCGCTGCTCGGCAACGAGATGCAGGCGGCCGCCGTGAGCCTGCACCCAGGTTTGCGGCGGACGTTGCGTGCCGGTGTGCAGGCCGGGGCGCTGGCCGGCATCGTGTCCGGTTCGGGCCCGACGTGTGCCTTCCTGTGCCAGTCGGCGGCCGCGGCCGTCGACGTCGGCACGGAGGTGTCCGGGGCGGGTGTCTGCCGCACGGTGCGGGTGGCCAGTGGGCCGGTGGTGGGCGCGCGGGTGGTCCCCGCACCCACCGAGGTGTGA
- a CDS encoding fatty acyl-AMP ligase — MSRFTEKMYRNARSVTTGMVTGEPHEPVRHTWGEVHERARRIAGGLAAAGIGPDDAVGVLAGYPVEIAPTAQGLWMRGASLTMLHQPTPRTDLAVWAEDTMNVIGMIEAQAVVVSEPFLVAIPVLEEKGITVLTVADLLAAEPIEPVEVGEDALALMQLTSGSTGSPKAVQITHRNIYSNAEAMFIGAQYEVDKDVMVSWLPCFHDMGMVGFLTIPMYFGAELVKVTPMDFLRDTLLWAKLIDKYKGTMTAAPNFAYALLAKRLRRNAKPGDFDLSTLRFALSGAEPVEPADVEDLLDAGAPFGLNPAAILPAYGMAETTLAVSFSECNAGLVVDEVDADLLAALRRAVPAAKGNTRRLATLGPLLQDLEARIIDENGDVMPPRGVGVIELRGESLTPGYLTMGGFISAQDENGWYDTGDLGYLTEDGHVVVCGRVKDVIIMAGRNIYPTDIERAACRVEGVRPGCAVAVRLDAGHSRETFAVAVESNAFQDQAEVRRIEHQVAREVVAEVDVRPRNVVVLGPGTIPKTPSGKLRRSTSVSLVT, encoded by the coding sequence GTGAGCAGGTTTACCGAGAAGATGTACCGCAATGCCCGGTCGGTGACGACGGGCATGGTCACCGGTGAACCCCACGAACCGGTCCGCCACACCTGGGGCGAGGTCCACGAGCGCGCGCGCCGCATCGCGGGTGGCTTGGCCGCCGCCGGCATCGGACCGGACGACGCTGTCGGCGTGCTCGCCGGCTACCCGGTGGAGATCGCGCCGACGGCGCAGGGCCTGTGGATGCGCGGGGCCAGTCTGACCATGCTGCACCAGCCCACGCCGCGGACGGATCTGGCCGTGTGGGCCGAGGACACCATGAACGTCATCGGCATGATCGAGGCGCAGGCCGTCGTCGTCTCGGAGCCGTTCCTGGTGGCCATCCCAGTGCTCGAGGAGAAGGGCATCACGGTCCTCACCGTGGCTGACCTGCTCGCGGCGGAACCCATCGAACCCGTCGAGGTCGGCGAGGACGCACTAGCCCTGATGCAGCTGACCAGCGGCTCGACCGGGTCCCCCAAGGCGGTGCAGATCACCCACCGCAACATTTACTCCAACGCCGAGGCGATGTTCATCGGCGCCCAGTATGAGGTCGACAAGGACGTCATGGTCAGCTGGCTGCCCTGCTTCCACGACATGGGCATGGTCGGCTTCCTCACCATCCCGATGTACTTCGGTGCCGAGCTGGTCAAGGTCACCCCGATGGACTTCCTGCGCGACACCCTGCTGTGGGCCAAGCTCATCGACAAGTACAAGGGCACCATGACCGCGGCGCCCAACTTCGCCTACGCGCTACTGGCCAAGCGGCTGCGCCGCAACGCCAAGCCCGGCGACTTCGACCTGTCGACCCTGCGCTTCGCCCTGTCCGGGGCCGAGCCCGTCGAGCCCGCCGATGTCGAGGACCTGCTCGACGCGGGCGCGCCGTTCGGCCTGAACCCGGCGGCGATCCTGCCGGCCTACGGCATGGCCGAGACCACGCTGGCCGTGTCGTTCTCGGAGTGCAACGCCGGGCTGGTGGTCGACGAGGTGGACGCCGACCTGCTGGCCGCGCTGCGCCGCGCCGTACCGGCCGCCAAGGGCAACACCCGCCGGCTGGCCACGCTCGGTCCGCTGCTGCAGGACCTCGAGGCGCGCATCATCGACGAGAACGGCGACGTGATGCCGCCGCGCGGTGTCGGTGTCATCGAGCTGCGCGGCGAGTCGCTGACGCCCGGCTACCTCACCATGGGCGGCTTCATCTCGGCGCAGGACGAGAACGGCTGGTACGACACCGGTGACCTCGGCTACCTGACCGAGGACGGCCACGTGGTGGTGTGCGGCCGGGTCAAGGACGTCATCATCATGGCGGGCCGCAACATCTATCCCACCGATATCGAGCGTGCCGCGTGCCGAGTCGAGGGGGTGCGGCCCGGCTGCGCCGTGGCCGTGCGGCTGGACGCCGGCCACTCGCGCGAGACCTTCGCCGTGGCGGTGGAGTCCAACGCCTTCCAGGACCAGGCCGAGGTGCGTCGCATCGAGCACCAGGTCGCCCGTGAGGTGGTGGCCGAGGTCGACGTGCGGCCGCGCAACGTAGTGGTGTTGGGTCCGGGAACCATCCCGAAGACGCCGTCGGGCAAGCTGCGCCGATCCACCTCCGTCAGCCTGGTCACCTAG
- the pth gene encoding aminoacyl-tRNA hydrolase, producing MAEPLLVVGLGNPGDNYARTRHNVGFMVADLLAARMGSKFKAHKRSGAEIVSGRLAGHAVVVAKPRCYMNESGRQVGPLAKFYSVPPGDIIVIHDDLDLDFGRIRLKIGGGEGGHNGLRSVANALGSKDFQRVRLGIGRPPGRKDPAAFVLENFSAAERAEVPTVCEQAADATELLIELGLEPAQNRVHAW from the coding sequence GTGGCCGAGCCGTTGCTGGTCGTCGGCCTGGGCAATCCCGGAGACAACTACGCCCGGACCCGGCACAACGTCGGGTTCATGGTCGCCGACCTGCTCGCGGCGCGGATGGGTTCGAAGTTCAAGGCGCACAAGCGTTCCGGCGCCGAGATTGTGAGCGGCCGCCTCGCGGGGCACGCGGTGGTCGTGGCCAAACCGCGCTGCTACATGAACGAATCCGGCCGTCAGGTCGGCCCGTTGGCGAAGTTCTACTCGGTGCCCCCGGGCGACATCATCGTCATCCACGACGACCTCGACCTGGACTTCGGCCGCATCCGGCTCAAGATCGGCGGCGGCGAAGGCGGCCACAACGGTCTGCGTTCGGTCGCTAATGCCTTGGGCAGCAAGGATTTTCAGCGGGTTCGCCTCGGCATCGGTCGCCCTCCGGGACGCAAGGATCCGGCGGCGTTCGTGCTGGAAAATTTCAGCGCCGCCGAACGGGCCGAGGTGCCCACCGTCTGCGAGCAGGCCGCGGACGCCACCGAGTTGCTCATCGAACTGGGTTTAGAGCCCGCGCAGAACCGCGTCCACGCCTGGTAG
- a CDS encoding 50S ribosomal protein L25/general stress protein Ctc: protein MAKQALNQLKVAVRAETGKGASRRARRDGKIPAVLYGHGADPQHLELPGHDFAAVLRHAGTNAVLTLDIDGKEQLALTKSLDIHPIRRTIQHADLLVVRRGEKVVVEVRVVIEGEAVPGTLVTQDASTIEIEADALSIPEQLTVSVEGAEPGTQFTAGQVALPKGVSLISDPETLVVNVVTAPTAEDLAEEGAGEVTEEAAAAEGEEEEGEAGEEEAAEAESE from the coding sequence ATGGCCAAGCAAGCACTCAACCAGTTGAAGGTCGCGGTCCGCGCCGAGACCGGCAAGGGTGCGTCCCGGCGGGCCCGCCGCGACGGCAAGATCCCGGCCGTCCTCTACGGCCACGGCGCCGACCCGCAGCACCTGGAACTGCCCGGCCATGACTTCGCCGCGGTGCTGCGGCACGCGGGCACCAACGCCGTGCTGACCCTCGACATCGACGGCAAGGAGCAGCTGGCGCTGACCAAGTCGCTCGACATCCACCCCATTCGCCGCACCATTCAGCACGCCGACCTGCTGGTCGTGCGGCGCGGCGAGAAGGTCGTCGTCGAGGTGCGCGTGGTCATCGAGGGCGAGGCCGTGCCCGGCACCCTGGTCACCCAGGACGCCAGCACCATCGAAATCGAGGCCGATGCCCTGTCGATTCCCGAGCAGTTGACGGTGTCGGTTGAGGGCGCCGAGCCCGGCACCCAGTTCACCGCCGGACAGGTCGCCCTGCCCAAGGGCGTCAGCCTGATCTCCGACCCGGAGACGCTGGTGGTCAACGTGGTCACCGCGCCGACGGCCGAGGACCTCGCCGAAGAGGGCGCGGGCGAGGTCACCGAGGAAGCCGCGGCGGCCGAAGGCGAAGAAGAAGAAGGCGAGGCCGGCGAGGAAGAGGCCGCCGAAGCCGAGTCCGAGTAG
- a CDS encoding oxidoreductase, with amino-acid sequence MTGWTAADLPSFAERTVIITGANSGLGAVTARELARRGATIIMAVRDIRKGETAARKMAGQVEVRELDLQDLSSVRRFADGVGKADVLINNAGIMAAPFALTVDGFETQIGTNHLGHFALTNLLLPKLTDRVVTVSSMAHWAGRINLDDLNWQGRRYSPWLAYSQSKLANLLFTSELQRRLAAAGSPLRALAAHPGYSHTNLQGASGRKLGDTLMSAVTRVVATDADFGARQTLYAASQDLPGDTFVGPRFGQVGRTQPVGRSRRARDTATAATLWALSERLTKTSFPL; translated from the coding sequence ATGACTGGCTGGACCGCCGCAGATCTACCGTCGTTCGCTGAACGAACCGTCATCATCACCGGCGCCAACAGCGGGCTGGGCGCCGTGACCGCCCGCGAGTTGGCGCGACGAGGGGCCACGATCATCATGGCCGTCCGCGACATCCGCAAGGGCGAGACCGCGGCCCGGAAGATGGCCGGTCAGGTCGAGGTGCGCGAGCTCGACCTGCAGGACCTGTCGTCGGTGCGCCGGTTCGCCGACGGGGTGGGCAAGGCCGATGTGCTGATCAACAACGCCGGCATCATGGCCGCCCCCTTCGCACTGACGGTCGACGGCTTCGAGACCCAGATCGGCACCAACCACCTCGGGCACTTCGCGCTGACGAACCTGTTGCTGCCCAAGCTGACCGATCGGGTGGTGACGGTGTCGTCGATGGCGCACTGGGCCGGACGCATCAACCTCGACGACCTGAACTGGCAGGGACGGCGGTACTCGCCGTGGCTGGCCTACAGCCAGTCCAAGCTCGCCAACCTGCTGTTCACCAGCGAGCTGCAGCGCCGCCTGGCCGCGGCCGGTTCCCCGCTGCGCGCGCTCGCGGCCCACCCGGGCTACTCGCACACCAACCTGCAGGGCGCCTCCGGGCGCAAGCTGGGTGACACGCTGATGTCGGCCGTCACCCGGGTGGTCGCCACCGACGCCGATTTCGGTGCCCGGCAGACCCTGTATGCAGCGTCGCAGGATCTGCCCGGCGACACGTTCGTCGGGCCGCGGTTCGGCCAGGTCGGCCGCACCCAACCGGTCGGGCGCAGCCGGCGTGCCCGGGACACTGCCACCGCGGCGACGTTGTGGGCGCTGTCCGAGCGGCTCACCAAGACCAGTTTCCCGCTCTGA
- a CDS encoding LpqN/LpqT family lipoprotein, which translates to MVAAAVSVAGCAPKPPDYQSILSKTSTTETTKATEKPVPLSQYLQSIGVTGQPVAPGSLPDLTVSIPTPPGWAPFTSPNINPQTLIISQGGKFPTARLVVFKLNGDFDPAQVIKHGNDDAQLFENFRQLDASGAPFNGFPSSMIQGSYDLDGMRLHSWNRIVIPTGSPPARQRYLVQLTITGLANQAAAQSTDIDAIIHGFVVAAK; encoded by the coding sequence CGATCCTGTCGAAAACCTCGACGACCGAAACCACCAAGGCGACCGAGAAGCCGGTTCCCCTGTCGCAGTACCTGCAGAGCATCGGTGTGACCGGACAACCTGTGGCGCCGGGATCCCTGCCCGACCTGACGGTGTCGATACCGACACCCCCGGGCTGGGCGCCGTTCACCAGTCCGAACATCAACCCGCAGACGCTGATCATCTCGCAGGGCGGCAAATTCCCCACGGCTCGGCTGGTGGTGTTCAAGCTGAATGGCGATTTCGACCCGGCCCAGGTCATCAAGCACGGCAACGACGACGCGCAGCTGTTCGAGAACTTCAGGCAGCTGGACGCCTCCGGCGCGCCCTTCAACGGCTTTCCCTCGTCGATGATTCAGGGCAGCTATGACCTCGACGGCATGCGCCTGCACAGCTGGAACCGCATCGTCATCCCCACCGGCTCACCGCCCGCACGCCAGCGTTACCTGGTGCAGCTGACCATCACCGGTCTGGCCAATCAGGCGGCCGCGCAGTCCACCGACATCGACGCGATCATCCACGGATTCGTCGTCGCCGCAAAGTAG